The genomic region CCTGCTATTGAGGTTATTGGCTACGCCTTCTCCATTATCGTGTGCGCAGGTTTCGCCATCATGCCGCTGTATTTTTTCTTCTTCACCAACGAACAGGGTGACCCGCTTTCGGCGGTAGCACCCTTGGTTGATTCCATTAACCTAGCGCTGAAGTAATGTTTCCGGACTCGAAAATTCCCGAAGGCCCAATAGGCGAAAAGTGGGACAAGCATAAATTTGACGTTAAGCTGGTTAACCCGGCTAACAAGCGTAAATACGATATCATTGTGGTAGGTACCGGCTTGGCTGGTGCCTCGGCCGCAGCATCACTGGCAGAGCTCGGGTACAATGTGAAGGCCTTTTCCTTCCACGACTCGCCGCGCCGCGCGCACAGCATTGCTGCACAGGGTGGTATCAACGCTGCCAAAAACTACCAGAACGACGGTGACTCCGTGTTCCGTTTGTTCTATGACACAGTAAAAGGGGGCGATTACCGCTCTCGCGAAGCCAACGTGTACCGCCTGGCGCAGGTATCGGTGAACATCATCGACCAGTGCGTGGCACAGGGTGTACCGTTTGCCCGTGAGTATGGCGGCCTGCTGGCTAACCGTTCATTTGGGGGCGCGCAGGTGTCGCGCACGTTCTACGCACGTGGCCAGACCGGACAGCAGCTTCTACTTGGTGCCTACTCTGCTTTGTCGCGGCAAATTGCATACGGCAAGGTGAAGATGTATACGCGCACCGAAATGCTGGACCTAGTATTGGTAGATGGCAAGGCACGCGGTATTGTGACGCGTAACCTAATTACTGGTGAAATCGAAACTCACGCGGCACACGCTGTTATTCTGGCTACAGGTGGCTATGGTAATGTATTCTACCTGAGCACTAATGCCAAGTATTCGAATGCGACGGCAGCATGGCGAGCCCACAAGAAGGGAGCTTACTTTGCTAACCCCTGCTTCACCCAAATTCACCCTACCTGTATCCCCGTATCCGGTGACTACCAGTCGAAACTGACACTGATGTCGGAGTCGCTGCGTAATGATGGGCGCGTGTGGGTACCTAAAGAAAAGGCTACTGCTGAGCGCTTACGCAAAGGTGAAATTCGCGTGGCGGATATCAAAGAAGAAGACCGCGACTACTTCCTGGAGCGCAAATACCCTGCTTTTGGTAACCTCGTGCCTCGCGATGTAGCCTCGCGCAACGCTAAAATGATGTGCGACGAAGGTCGTGGGGTAGGCTCAACGGGCTTAGCTGTGTACCTAGACTTTGCAGACAGCATCAAGCGCAATGGCGCTGATTGGGTGGCTGCTAAGTACGGTAACCTGTTTGAGATGTATGAGAAGATTACGGGTGAGAATCCGTATGAACTACCCATGCGCATTTATCCGGCAGTGCACTACACCATGGGTGGCCTGTGGGTGGATTACAACCTGGAAACCACAGTCCCTGGCTTGTATGCAACAGGTGAGTGTAACTTCTCAGACCACGGCGCTAATCGCCTCGGCGCTTCGGCGCTGATGCAAGGCCTAGCCGATGGCTATTTTGTAATTCCTTATACCATTGGGGATTACCTGGCCAAGACGCCGCCTACCCCTGTTACCACACAAGATCCGGCTTTTGCCGAGACAGAAGCAAAGGTTCGTGCCGACATTCAGAAGCTGATGAGCATCAATGGCACGCGCACGCCTACCGAATTCCACAAGGCCCTTGGCCACATCATGTGGGAATACTGTGGAATGGCTCGTACCGCTGAGGGCCTACGTCATGCAAAGGCTGAGATTCAGAAGCTTAAGCGCGAGTTCTGGTCTGATCTGAAAGTAATCGGCGTGAACGAAGAGCTTAATCAAACGCTAGAAAGTGCCGGTCGCGTAGCCGATTTCATCGAATTGGGCGAGCTGATGGTGGATGATGCGCTACACCGCAATGAAAGCTGTGGCGGTCACTTCCGCGAAGAATATGCAACCGAAGAAGGCGAAGCTAAACGTAACGACGATGAGTATGCTTACGTGGCTGCATGGGAATATCAGGGTGAAAACCAGCCTGAGAAACTAAATAAAGAAGAGCTGCTGTTTGAAAATGTGAAACTCACGCAACGCAGCTACAAGTAAATTTCGAGTTGTTAGCCACTAGCTACTAGCTATTAGCAATATGCTGATAGTTTAACAGTCTAAGAAAGCTAACAGCCATCAGCTAACAGCTAATAGCCAACAATACAATGGCCGGAAGTAACCCCAACGCCAAGCCGATGAACCTCACGCTGAAAGTGTGGCGGCAAAAAAATCGTAATTCGGAGGGTAAGATTGTGGATTATCAGGTGAAGGATATTTCGCCGGATATGTCGTTTCTGGAGATGCTGGACGTGCTCAACGAAGACCTTCTGCACAGAGGGGAAGAGCCGGTAGCTTTCGACCACGACTGCCGCGAGGGCATTTGTGGGTCTTGCAACTTGTTCATCAACGGACGGGCGCACGGACCAGAAAAAGGCACCACTACCTGCCAGCTCCACATGCGCAAGTTCAACGATGGTGATACTATCACTATTGAACCCTGGCGCGCTAATTCTTTCCCCGTCAACAAAGACCTGAGCGTAGACCGCTCGGCCTTCGACCGCATCATTCAGGCCGGTGGCTACATCAGCATCAACACTGGTGGCACCCCTGACGCCAACGAAATTCCGATTCCGAAGGAAATTGCGGACCGGGCTTTTGAGGCTGCTACCTGCATTGGGTGTGGTGCCTGCGTGGCTGCGTGCAAAAACGCTTCGGCTATGCTGTTTGTATCAGCCAAGGTGTCGCAGCTGGCGCTGTTGCCGCAGGGCCACGTGGAGCGCAAAACCCGCGTGGAAAATATGGTGGCGCAAATGGATAAAGAAGGCTTTGGAGCCTGCACTAATATTGGCTCATGCGCAGCTGAGTGCCCAGTGGGCATTTCGCTAGAGAACATTGCCATCTTGAACCGCGAATTTTTGGCTGCAAAAGCTACTTCGAATAACCTATCGTAAGCAACGCGGTTATAGTCTACGGAAAGGCGAAGTGGAGTTCCACTTCGCCTTTTTGTTTATCCCTACCCCCTAGCGCGCATGATTACCATCATCGTAGGCACCAATCGGCCTAACTCTCGTGCCCGGTTGGTGGCTGACTTATATAGCCAGTTACTGACAGACCTCGGTGCAACTCACCAGCTACTAGATCTGGTAGAATTGCCCGCCGATTTTTTGGTAACAGCCCTGTACGGCCATACTGGCCAACACGCTGGATTCAACCGATTGGCTGAAAAAGCAGCGGCAGCCGACAAGCTGGTGTTTATCGTGCCTGAGTACAATGCCTCGTTGCCGGGGGCTCTGAAGGGCTTTATAGATGGCCTCCCCTACCCTGGTGGCATCCGCGGCAAAAAGGCGGCGGTGGTAGGCTTGGGCACCGGCGCGCAGGGTGGCGCCTTGGCTTTGTGCCACCTCACCGATATTCTGATGTATCTAGGCACATTGGTGCTGCCTACCCGCGTACGCTTACCTTTCATCGACCAGTACCTCACGCAAGACGGTACGCTCAGCCACGAGCTATACATGCAGCTGCTACGCGAGCAGGCAACGCAGCTGGTCGCGCTTTAAGGCGAAAGCGGACAGTCATTAGTGCTTTGTACATTGGTACAGGCACCGGTTTTCTTTACTTGTCCAACGACGTGCTTACCTTTACGAGCGTTTGGCCTGCTGTATCCGCTCGTATGACTCGCTGGTTTGCTGTTATTCTTACTGCCCTAGTGTTGCTCCAGACGTTCAGTCAGGAACTGCGGGTAGTGGATTATCAGCTGCATACAGAGCGGATTACGAAGCTCTTTTGCGTAAACAAAGCTCGGCCGCAACTACACTGTAATGGCAAGTGCCACTTGGCTAAGCAGCTCCGCAAAGCCGCCGATGCGGAAAGCAAAGCGCCCAATGATACTGAAGGCAAACTCGAGTTTGAGGCTTTGCCCCTGCTACGCTTCCGCGTGGCCCGGCTGGTTTCCTATCCTACTGCGCCGCGGCGCTTCATTGCTTTTCGGGCTGCACAGTACGCATTTTCGCCGGTACATGGCATTTTTCATCCACCAAGCTTCTGGGTCTAACAACTAAGTATTGCGTGCTGCCATACGGCGGACGCAGCCCGGCACGTTTCTACTAAGGAGAAATGCACCTGTACCTATCTGTTTGTTTTCCAGAAGTTTTCTTATGAAATTTTCCCTACCTACCTTTTGGGTAGCCGCTGTGGTTACCGTATTCTCTCTGGCCAGTTGCAACGATAAAGAAAAAGAAGCTCAGCCTACTGTGGGCACGCTGGATATTGAGATGGAGCACGTAGTGGGCAACAGAGCGCTGGCGCTCAACACCACTACCTACACCAATCCCGTGAGCAACGAGCAGTTTACTGTTTCCCGTTTCAACTACTACGTTTCCAACATCAGGCTGCAAAAGGCCGATGGTACGGAGTACCCTCAGCCCGAGAGCTACTACCTGGTGCAGGAGTCTGACACTGAATCGAAGCACCTGCATCTAAAGGATGTGCCTATCGGCGACTACACTGGTATATCCTTCGTGGTAGGCGTGGATAGCGCCCGCAACGTGGCCGGTGCCCAAACCGGCGCACTGGACGTGAATAATAATATGTTCTGGGACTGGAACTCAGGGTATATCTTCTTCAAGATGGAAGGTAATCTAGTGGCTTCCAGCGCCTACCCTGCCAAATCATTTTTGATGCACGTGGGTGGCTTCACCAAACCCTACAACGCCGTGCGCACCGTGAAGCTGACTTTCCCGAGCAGTAACTTGCTGGTAGGTGCCGACCACAGCCCCGAGCTGCACCTGAGAATAGACGCTTTGAAGGTACTGAACGGCCCGCAACCTATACAGCTCAGTACCTTTAGAGGAGCGCACATGCCGGGTGCTAATGCCGTGCAGGTAGCCAATAATTATGCGGCAGGCATGTTCTTAGTGGACCATATCAACGCTAATTAGCCGTGCGCGTGTTCACTTCGCGTACCCTGACGGCCCCGTTGCTGGGGTTGGCGGGGCTGCTGGTGACTAGTTGCCAGCCTGACGCGGATATACTGAAGCAGCAGGCTGTGCCGGGCGATACACTCCCCAGCAACTTCCCTACCCCTGCCTACGCGCTCGAAACCAACCCGCCCGACCGGGCCACTTTTGAGCTGGGCCGGACGCTATTTTACGACCCGCGCCTATCGCGCACGGGTGATGTCTCGTGCGGTTCGTGCCACCAGCAGTCTGTGGCCTTTGCTCATGCCGACCACCGGGTGAGCCAAGGCGTAGATGGCTTGCTGGGGCCGCGCAATACGCCGCCTTTGCAAAATCTACGCTGGCGCCGGGAGTTACTGTGGGATGGTGGGTCCAAAAACCTCGAAACCATGCCGTTGGCGCCCCTCACCAACCCGGTGGAAATGGACGAGACGCTCGGCAACGTGCTCAAAAAACTCAATGCCGACGCTGACTACCGGCGCCGGTTTGCGAAAATTTACGGCAGGTCGCCCATCGACTCGTACCAATTTCTGCGGGCGCTGGCGCAGTTTACAGCCGCGCTGACCTCGGCCAACTCGCGCTACGACCACTACGTGCGCGGCGAAGCCGGTAGGCAACTGAGCGCGCCAGAGCTGCGCGGCCGTGCCCTGCTGGCGCAAAAATGCACTCCCTGCCACAGCACCGATTTATTCACCGACGAAACCTACCGCAACAACGGTCTGGACCGGGAATTTTCGGCTGATTCGGGTAGAGCGCACATCACCAGTGTAGTGCAGGATCGGGGAAAGTTTAAGGTGCCTTCCTTGCGCAACGTGACCAAAACGGCACCTTACATGCACGACGGACGCTTTGCTACCCTAGCAGAGGTGCTAGCCCACTACGACCACGGCGTGCAGCCCTCCCCTACCCTCGACCCGCTGCTGCGCCGCCCCAATGGACAGCTAGGTATTCCGCTCACCGCTCAAGAGCAAGCCGATTTGCTGGCCTTTCTGGAAACGCTGACCGACACGGAGTTTTTGCAGGACCGCCGCCTGGCAGAGCGTCAGTAGACGCGTGTGTTCCCGCCCCACAGCGGCCTTGCATCTCTTTTTGCTTTCCCTTATGAAGAAAATAGTATTGCCTACTCTGGCTTTCTATTCCTGGCAGCGCCTGCCTAGGCCTGCGGGCCTGCGATATTTGCGGCTGCTTTATGGGCATCACGCCTTACGATAACCAGAGCAGCTTCTCGATTATGCACCGCTACCGCGTGTTCAATGGCTATCAGCTTTTGTGGCACCGGCACCGGCTATTCCCAGTGGGTGTGCAGCCGTTTTTTCCCATCGAACCCAAACTCTGACACCGGCTATAAGCACAGTCACCGGGGCGACCCAACTGATTACGAAGCCTACCGCGTGTTGGAGCTGCGCGGCAAGTATTTTCTAGCCAAGCGTCTGGAGTTGAACGCCTTTGTGCCCTATGCAATGAACACCAACCAAAGCAACGCCCAGCAGCTGAACATGGCCGGCGTGGGTGATGTAACGGTTTTTGCTGGTTACCACCTCATCCGCGCCATCGAAACGCTGGGCGTGCAGAGCCGCCTGATTGTGGGCGGCGGTGTGAAGCTACCCACCGGCGACTACCACCGTACCAATGCTGCCGGTCAGCGCTACGGTATACTCAACTAGGTAGGCACCGGCACCACCGATGGGTTTGTGTACGCCAACTACATCGGCAACCTGCACAACTTCGGGCTGAGCGTGAATGCCAGCTACCGCCGCACCACCCGCAACAGCTTCCAAAATAGTATTGCGCCCAGTGCCACCAATTTTGCTACCCTGCTTTATCGCCTACCTCTGGGACCCAACTGGCAGGTCTACCGCTCGGCGCAGTTATACTACGAGCGCACCAAAGGCGAAATGCTGTTCACCACTTCACAAATTCACTATCTCACAGCTCCCGCAGGTGCTTGCCTGTTTGCCTACCCCAGATTCCGTGTTTGCTTTCGCCTACTATCTGGGCACTGTAGATGCCCTGATGGCCTGAGAACAGGTAGCTTACCACGCAGGCCAAGCCGATATACAGTCCGCCTTCGGCCCCGAATAGCTCCAGCCCCATGAGGGTGCAAGCCAACGGCGTATTGGCCGCGCCCGCAAAAACCGCCACGAAGCCCATGCCTGCCAGCAGCGGCAACGGCAGTGGCAGCAGCAGCGCCAAGGCATTGCCAAGGGTAGCGCCTACAAAAAACAATGGCGTCACCTCGCCTCCTTTAAAGCTGGCGCCTAGGGTGAGGGCCGTGAGCAGGATTTTGAGCGCAAACGCATAGGCCGGCAACTGCACACTAAACGACTCGACGATTACCGGCACGCCCAGCCCGATGTAGCGCGTGGTACCCAAGGCCCACACCAACAATGCCACTACGGCCCCGCCTACCACCGGGCGCAGGGGCGGGTAGGCAATCAGCTTCTTATAAAAACCACTCACCAGATGAGTGGCCGAGGCAAACGCCCGGCCCGCCAGTCCGAAGGCAATACCCGCCGCCGCCGCACTCAGCAGGCCCAGCACACTGGCCGTAGGCGCTACCATATGGGGGTAGTGCGTGTGACCAAGCCCCTGTACATCGGGCAGATACAAGCCCCACCAGCGCGTCACGTAATCGGCGCTGATGGCGGCCAGGAGGCTGGGTAGGATGGCATCGTAGCGCAAACGGCCAATCAGAAGCACCTCCAGCCCGAATACCGCCCCGGCTAGTGGCGTGCCGAAAATAGAGGCAAAACCCGCGCTAATGCCCGCAATCAGCAGCAGCTTCCGCTCGCGCTGGTGCAGGCGTAGCGGGCGCATAAGCTGGTCGGCGAGGGTGCCACCCATTTGCACGGCCGTACCCTCGCGGCCCGCCGAGCCGCCAAACAAATGCGTGAGTATTGTACCCAGGAGCACCAGCGGCACCATGCGCAGCGGCAGCGTTTGCTGGGGTTGGTGGATTTCGTCGAGAATCAGGTTATTGCCCTTTTCGGCCCGACCCGCCAAGTAATGATACATTAGCCCAATGAGCAGACCGCCCGCCGGCAGCCACCAAATAATCCAGGGGTGCAGCTCGCGCCATTCTGTGGCCCAAGCCAGCGCCGCCAGAAATCCCGCCGATGCTGTGCCGGCCAGTAGCCCGATGAGGGCACTCAGCAACAACCAGCGCAACAAAAAGAATACCTGCGGCCGGTATTCGTGCAGAAAGGCAACGGGAAGGTAGCGCATATGTGCGCCCAAAATACGCAAATGCCAGGGGTAGGCGTTCTACAATCTCCACCGCATAAGTACCCCGAAACCATTTGCCCGGCGCGCAACGTTGCAGCCCTATCGTGTATCTTGCTTACTGGATGACCTTTTCTACCCCGCCCATGGCTTTTCTGCTTCGTTTCCTGCGTGCCCGCTTCTGGCTTGCTGTGCTGATACTGGCCGCGGCGTGTAGTCCGAAGGGTACCATGGACGAAGAAGAGGAAGACCCCATTGCCACGCCTACCCCCTACGCGCTTACGCTGCCGGCCACTTTTCCGCAGAACCCTACCATCCCTACCGACAACCCGCTTACCAACGAAGGCGTGCAGTTGGGCCGGATGCTATTCTACGAAACGCGTTTGTCCCGTGACAATACCTTATCGTGCGGCTCTTGCCACCAGCAAAGCAAGGCTTTCACCGATGGCCGGGCACGGTCGTTGGGCGTAGATGGGCGGCAGCACCCGCGCGGCGCTATGTCGCTCACCAACCTGCTCTGGGAAACGACGCTGAACTGGGACGGCGCTGCCACCACGCTCGAAACGCAGGCCCGCATTCCGATTGAAAACGAAGTGGAGCTGCACCAGTCGCTGGCCGTAGGCGTAGCCAAACTTCAGCAAACGGACCTCTACCCCCCTCTTTTCCTGAAAGCGTTTGGCTCGAAAACCATTACAGAAGAAAACACGCTGAAAGCACTGGCGCAGTTTGAGCGCACACTGATTTCAGCCAATTCGCGCTTCGACCGCTACTACGCAGGCGACCGGTCGGTGCTGACGCCTGACGAGGTGCAGGGGCTGCTGTTGTTCAACAACCACCCCGAGCCCAGCCACGGCATTGCGGGGGCCAACTGCTTCCACTGCCACGGCGGCACGCTGTTCACGGCCCGCGACTTTTTCAACAACGGCCTCGATCTTTCCTTTGCCGATAACGGCCGTGGCCAGGCCACCGGTCAGGCCTTCGACAACGGCAAGTTTCGGGCGCCTACTCTGCGCAACATTGCCCTCACGGCCCCCTACATGCACGATGGCCGCTTTGCTACCCTAGAGGAAGTGGTGGATCACTACAGTGACCATGTGCAGCGCCAAAGCCCCAACATCGACCCCAACATGCTGGATGCCAGCAATGTGCCGTTTGGAAGTCAGGTTAGCCTCTCGGCCACCCAAAAGCGGCAGCTTGTGGCCTTCCTGAAAACCCTAACGGACACCACGTTTGTGCATGACAAGCGCTTCGCGAATCCATTTACTCCCTGATTGGCAAGCCATAACCGTTGGCTTGCGGGCAAAATGCGTACTTTGTAAACATGAAACGCTGGTTTGCCTACGCGCTGCTCCTGCCGGGGCTTTTCCTGTTGATTAGCTGCTTTACCACGTCGAAGGAGCCGCATTCTCCGGCCGTTCGTCCGGCCCGTGCCCCCCGCACCCTTTCACCAGACCGAGAGGTAGCCGAGCCAGCGCAACCCGAAACGGAAACCCCGCGCAAGTCATAGCATGATTCGACTACCCTATCTATCTGTAGTCGCTGCCCTGGCGGCAAGTTTTCTACTTACCCAACTGCCTTCTGCCACCGAGCCTACCCTCTCTGCAATTGGCACAATGTCTACCAGACAGTCCGCTACGGCACTTCTGCCCCTTGATTCACTGAAGTTGGTATACATGGGGTCTTCTGTGCCCACTGGCGTGGGCGCCACCAACCAGCACGGCTACACGGCGCTGTACTCTGATTTGCTGGCGCAACGAGCTGCAGCTGGGGCAGGATTGCCCTGGCAAACGGCCAACATCAGCATTTCCGGCAACAACACTATTGCCGTGATGAAGCGCTTTGATGCCGACCTGCTACCCCAACGCGCTAAGTATGTAGTGTTTGCGCTGGCGCTTGGCAATGAAGGCATCAAGGAAAAAGGCCAGCCGGTTTTTGAGCAATTCAAGACCAATCTGGTGGCGCTCATCAACCGGGCGCGGGCGCACGGCATGGTGCCCATCATCACCAATGGCTACACTCGCAACGATTACGGCCCCGAGCAATACGCCTTCACCAAACAAATGAACCTGCTGATTCAGGGCTGGAATGTACCCAGTATCAATTTGCTTGGTGCCGTTGATGATGGACAGGGCCGCTGGACGACAGGCTATTGGTCTGATGCCCTACACCCCAACGACCGGGGCCACGCCGAAATGGCGCACACCATGGTTCCTTCGCTTTTTGATGCTCTGCACGTGGGTAAGCCGCTGCCCACGCGCCGCGTCAGCCAGGGTATCAGGCTCATTAATACGGCTAGCCGGCCTGCCCCTACCCTCCGTCTGGTACCCGAGGATGTGGTGCACCCGTTTACGACCATTATCCGCTTCAAAACCGGCACCGCGGGCCAGCTGCTGGCTATCCAAGACAGTGCTGGACTGATAACTGGTGCGTTGCGGGTGACACCAAGTGGCGTAGTAGCCTATACCTCAACCAAAGGACAGCGCATCACGGGCAAAGTACCTGTGGCCAACAACCGCTGGCACCAGCTGGCCCTTACGCATTACTACGCTCGCGGAACCACTCAACTTTATGTAGACAGCACCCAGGAAGGCAGCGTGGCGGAGCGCCTGCGTCCTACCCAATTCAATTTGGGCGGAGCCGCCACGCCACGCCGCGTGCAGCTACGCGACTGGTTTTTCTACCGCTCGGGCATGAACCAGGATGAAATCCTAGCCGTAGCGGCCGACTCCCTGCTCAAATCCAGCCTGGAGTTCTACGCTCCACTTCATGGTCACTCAGCCACTTCCGACTCGCTCCAAAATCTAGCTCAAAGTATGAATATGCTGCGCGTGGTGCAAGCTTCACAGAAGATGCAGAGAACGAAACGGTCCGGCACTGCTACTCGCTCGGCAACGTCGCCGCCTGCTATTACCCCCACTTCCACTAAGCGGCGCAAATAAAGCGGAAGGCAGCTATAATCAGCTATTAGATTAGGTTTAAAAGCCACCGGCCCACTGAAGATACGTCAGTGGGCCGGTGGCTTTGGGTTTATTTGTTTCCTTAATCCACGTTGTCGTGCAGGAAGCGGTTGTCGCCGAGCAGTTCGTTGTCGTCAGAAAGATTGAATCGGCTGATGTTTTGCTCGCTGGAAGGCGTTACATTTTCCAGCTTCACCTGGCGGCGCAG from Hymenobacter aerilatus harbors:
- a CDS encoding fumarate reductase/succinate dehydrogenase flavoprotein subunit, producing the protein MFPDSKIPEGPIGEKWDKHKFDVKLVNPANKRKYDIIVVGTGLAGASAAASLAELGYNVKAFSFHDSPRRAHSIAAQGGINAAKNYQNDGDSVFRLFYDTVKGGDYRSREANVYRLAQVSVNIIDQCVAQGVPFAREYGGLLANRSFGGAQVSRTFYARGQTGQQLLLGAYSALSRQIAYGKVKMYTRTEMLDLVLVDGKARGIVTRNLITGEIETHAAHAVILATGGYGNVFYLSTNAKYSNATAAWRAHKKGAYFANPCFTQIHPTCIPVSGDYQSKLTLMSESLRNDGRVWVPKEKATAERLRKGEIRVADIKEEDRDYFLERKYPAFGNLVPRDVASRNAKMMCDEGRGVGSTGLAVYLDFADSIKRNGADWVAAKYGNLFEMYEKITGENPYELPMRIYPAVHYTMGGLWVDYNLETTVPGLYATGECNFSDHGANRLGASALMQGLADGYFVIPYTIGDYLAKTPPTPVTTQDPAFAETEAKVRADIQKLMSINGTRTPTEFHKALGHIMWEYCGMARTAEGLRHAKAEIQKLKREFWSDLKVIGVNEELNQTLESAGRVADFIELGELMVDDALHRNESCGGHFREEYATEEGEAKRNDDEYAYVAAWEYQGENQPEKLNKEELLFENVKLTQRSYK
- a CDS encoding succinate dehydrogenase/fumarate reductase iron-sulfur subunit translates to MNLTLKVWRQKNRNSEGKIVDYQVKDISPDMSFLEMLDVLNEDLLHRGEEPVAFDHDCREGICGSCNLFINGRAHGPEKGTTTCQLHMRKFNDGDTITIEPWRANSFPVNKDLSVDRSAFDRIIQAGGYISINTGGTPDANEIPIPKEIADRAFEAATCIGCGACVAACKNASAMLFVSAKVSQLALLPQGHVERKTRVENMVAQMDKEGFGACTNIGSCAAECPVGISLENIAILNREFLAAKATSNNLS
- a CDS encoding NADPH-dependent FMN reductase — its product is MITIIVGTNRPNSRARLVADLYSQLLTDLGATHQLLDLVELPADFLVTALYGHTGQHAGFNRLAEKAAAADKLVFIVPEYNASLPGALKGFIDGLPYPGGIRGKKAAVVGLGTGAQGGALALCHLTDILMYLGTLVLPTRVRLPFIDQYLTQDGTLSHELYMQLLREQATQLVAL
- a CDS encoding MbnP family protein, with product MKFSLPTFWVAAVVTVFSLASCNDKEKEAQPTVGTLDIEMEHVVGNRALALNTTTYTNPVSNEQFTVSRFNYYVSNIRLQKADGTEYPQPESYYLVQESDTESKHLHLKDVPIGDYTGISFVVGVDSARNVAGAQTGALDVNNNMFWDWNSGYIFFKMEGNLVASSAYPAKSFLMHVGGFTKPYNAVRTVKLTFPSSNLLVGADHSPELHLRIDALKVLNGPQPIQLSTFRGAHMPGANAVQVANNYAAGMFLVDHINAN
- a CDS encoding cytochrome-c peroxidase: MRVFTSRTLTAPLLGLAGLLVTSCQPDADILKQQAVPGDTLPSNFPTPAYALETNPPDRATFELGRTLFYDPRLSRTGDVSCGSCHQQSVAFAHADHRVSQGVDGLLGPRNTPPLQNLRWRRELLWDGGSKNLETMPLAPLTNPVEMDETLGNVLKKLNADADYRRRFAKIYGRSPIDSYQFLRALAQFTAALTSANSRYDHYVRGEAGRQLSAPELRGRALLAQKCTPCHSTDLFTDETYRNNGLDREFSADSGRAHITSVVQDRGKFKVPSLRNVTKTAPYMHDGRFATLAEVLAHYDHGVQPSPTLDPLLRRPNGQLGIPLTAQEQADLLAFLETLTDTEFLQDRRLAERQ
- a CDS encoding transporter, with protein sequence MAISFCGTGTGYSQWVCSRFFPSNPNSDTGYKHSHRGDPTDYEAYRVLELRGKYFLAKRLELNAFVPYAMNTNQSNAQQLNMAGVGDVTVFAGYHLIRAIETLGVQSRLIVGGGVKLPTGDYHRTNAAGQRYGILN
- a CDS encoding voltage-gated chloride channel family protein, coding for MRYLPVAFLHEYRPQVFFLLRWLLLSALIGLLAGTASAGFLAALAWATEWRELHPWIIWWLPAGGLLIGLMYHYLAGRAEKGNNLILDEIHQPQQTLPLRMVPLVLLGTILTHLFGGSAGREGTAVQMGGTLADQLMRPLRLHQRERKLLLIAGISAGFASIFGTPLAGAVFGLEVLLIGRLRYDAILPSLLAAISADYVTRWWGLYLPDVQGLGHTHYPHMVAPTASVLGLLSAAAAGIAFGLAGRAFASATHLVSGFYKKLIAYPPLRPVVGGAVVALLVWALGTTRYIGLGVPVIVESFSVQLPAYAFALKILLTALTLGASFKGGEVTPLFFVGATLGNALALLLPLPLPLLAGMGFVAVFAGAANTPLACTLMGLELFGAEGGLYIGLACVVSYLFSGHQGIYSAQIVGESKHGIWGRQTGKHLREL
- a CDS encoding cytochrome-c peroxidase, which translates into the protein MTFSTPPMAFLLRFLRARFWLAVLILAAACSPKGTMDEEEEDPIATPTPYALTLPATFPQNPTIPTDNPLTNEGVQLGRMLFYETRLSRDNTLSCGSCHQQSKAFTDGRARSLGVDGRQHPRGAMSLTNLLWETTLNWDGAATTLETQARIPIENEVELHQSLAVGVAKLQQTDLYPPLFLKAFGSKTITEENTLKALAQFERTLISANSRFDRYYAGDRSVLTPDEVQGLLLFNNHPEPSHGIAGANCFHCHGGTLFTARDFFNNGLDLSFADNGRGQATGQAFDNGKFRAPTLRNIALTAPYMHDGRFATLEEVVDHYSDHVQRQSPNIDPNMLDASNVPFGSQVSLSATQKRQLVAFLKTLTDTTFVHDKRFANPFTP
- a CDS encoding SGNH/GDSL hydrolase family protein; amino-acid sequence: MSTRQSATALLPLDSLKLVYMGSSVPTGVGATNQHGYTALYSDLLAQRAAAGAGLPWQTANISISGNNTIAVMKRFDADLLPQRAKYVVFALALGNEGIKEKGQPVFEQFKTNLVALINRARAHGMVPIITNGYTRNDYGPEQYAFTKQMNLLIQGWNVPSINLLGAVDDGQGRWTTGYWSDALHPNDRGHAEMAHTMVPSLFDALHVGKPLPTRRVSQGIRLINTASRPAPTLRLVPEDVVHPFTTIIRFKTGTAGQLLAIQDSAGLITGALRVTPSGVVAYTSTKGQRITGKVPVANNRWHQLALTHYYARGTTQLYVDSTQEGSVAERLRPTQFNLGGAATPRRVQLRDWFFYRSGMNQDEILAVAADSLLKSSLEFYAPLHGHSATSDSLQNLAQSMNMLRVVQASQKMQRTKRSGTATRSATSPPAITPTSTKRRK